Proteins co-encoded in one Papaver somniferum cultivar HN1 chromosome 5, ASM357369v1, whole genome shotgun sequence genomic window:
- the LOC113277818 gene encoding subtilisin-like protease SBT4.8 yields MKQLVDFLHLIIVVLFVFYFYFKWYVHVLLLSMEIMNKRRNSILYIWVIHQFLRIPLLIHISIFCQMLLEGSRGLVSVFPNQQRKLHTTKTWDFLGFPQNVKRKAKLESNLVAGLIDTGITPVSESFNDKGFGAPPAKWKGSCCPYANFSCNNVTWSYQHL; encoded by the exons ATGAAACAACTAGttgatttccttcatcttatcatCGTCGTCTTGTTTGTGTTTTACTTCTACTTCAAATGGTATGTGCATGTTCTGTTACTGTCAATGGAGATAATGAACAAGAGAAG GAATTCTATATTGTATATTTGGGTGATTCACCAGTTTTTAAGGATTCCATTGTTGATTCACATATCAATCTTCTGCCAGATGTTGTTGGAAG GTTCGAGAGGTCTTGTTTCGGTGTTTCCTAATCAACAAAGAAAACTTCATACAACAAAAACATGGGATTTCTTGGGATTTcctcaaaatgttaaaagaaaaGCGAAACTGGAGAGCAACTTAGTTGCGGGCTTAATAGATACAG GGATTACACCGGTATCTGAGAGCTTTAATGACAAAGGGTTTGGTGCTCCACCAGCTAAATGGAAGGGATCTTGTTGCCCTTATGCCAATTTTTCTTGCAACAA cgttacttggtcttATCAACACTTGTga
- the LOC113282746 gene encoding uncharacterized transporter C405.03c-like, which produces MGWKYRAGLSLIVTVVIIWVLSAEVTQGIYEDYKQPFAVTYLGASLMVVYLPISFIKDWIYRLLRKRSSKNGSDAEIFAKISAGLNGTQKSFEIELQSSLSRKDSDINLSIQEEERPLVSSQKQDQSILKKEKELTPTEIAKYGFFIAPIWFVTEYLSNAALARTSVASTTVLSSTSGLFTLFIGAFMGQDSLNMAKVVAVFVSMAGVAMTTLGKTWATDETEISSSTGKRSLMGDLFGLLSAVSYGLFTVLLKKFCGEEGERVDVQKLFGYVGLFTLVALWWLVWPLTALGIEPKFTVPHSLKMDEVVLANGFIGSVLSDYFWALCVVWTTPLVATLGMSLTIPLAMVADMVIHGRHYSAIYILGSLQVFAGFVIANLSDWFSKKLGL; this is translated from the exons ATGGGGTGGAAATATAGAGcaggattgagtctgattgtaaCTGTTGTTATTATATGGGTTTTGTCTGCTGAAGTTACTCAG GGCATCTATGAAGACTATAAACAGCCATTTGCTGTGACATATCTAGGAGCCTCTCTTATGGTGGTTTACCTCCCCATATCATTTATTAAGGATTGGATATATCGCTTGTTGAGAAAGCGCTCTTCTAAAAACGGTAGTGACGCAGAAATTTTTGCTAAGATCTCTGCTGGTCTCAATGGGACACAGAAATCCTTCGAAATAGAACTTCAGAGTTCTTTATCTAGAAAGGATAGTGACATAAACCTTTCTATCCAGGAAGAGGAACGTCCATTAGTTTCTTCACAAAAACAGGATCAAAGTATTCTGAAGAAAGAGAAAGAGCTCACTCCAACAGAAATCGCGAAGTATGGCTTTTTCATTGCACCTATCTGGTTTGTAACAGAG TATTTATCTAATGCTGCACTTGCACGTACAAGTGTTGCAAGCACAACGGTGTTGTCATCGACTTCAGGACTGTTTACGCTGTTTATTGGTGCCTTTATGGGACAAGACTCACTAAATATGGCGAAAGTAGTTGCTGTATTTGTCAGTATGGCTGGTGTGGCGATGACAACTTTGGGAAAGACCTGGGCAACAGATGAAACAGAGATAAGCTCTTCCAC CGGGAAACGTTCGCTCATGGGAGATCTTTTTGGTTTGCTTTCTGCCGTGTCTTATGGACTATTCACTG TCCTTCTGAAAAAGTTTTGCGGGGAAGAAGGAGAAAGGGTTGATGTGCAGAAGTTATTTGGATATGTTGGGCTCTTCACGCTTGTTGCCCTTTGGTGGCTCG TGTGGCCTTTAACTGCATTGGGGATTGAACCGAAGTTCACAGTCCCTCATTCTCTTAAAATGGACGAGGTTGTTCTTGCTAATGGCTTCATTGGCAGTGTCCTCTCAGATTACTTCTG GGCTCTCTGTGTTGTTTGGACGACGCCATTGGTTGCCACGTTAGGCATGTCACTAACGATACCTCTTGCAATGGTGGCTGATATGGTAATTCACGGCAGACACTATTCAGCAATCTATATACTTGGCTCACTTCAG GTTTTTGCTGGATTTGTTATAGCCAATCTTTCTGATTGGTTTTCAAAAAAGTTGGGGTTGTAA